A window from Theobroma cacao cultivar B97-61/B2 chromosome 3, Criollo_cocoa_genome_V2, whole genome shotgun sequence encodes these proteins:
- the LOC18605890 gene encoding uncharacterized protein LOC18605890, whose amino-acid sequence MTIEIKYLDWALVPIGILLMLAYHLWLLYRIVKHPTKTVIGVNAINRRFWVRAMMEDVAKNGVLAVQTLRNNIMASTLLASTAIMLSSLIAVLMTSSSGNRSSWFVFGDRSNLAFSIKFFSILVCFLVAFLLNVQSIRYYSHASILINVPVKKMSQHQRHHHLTVEYVATTVNRGSYFWSLGLRAFYFSFPLFLWIFGPLPMVFCCIALIFMLYFLDVTFQYGGAAGVVDDNSHKDEELGGSGRS is encoded by the exons ATGACTATCGAGATAAAATATCTGGATTGGGCGCTAGTCCCAATCGGGATTCTTTTAATGTTGGCATACCATCTTTGGCTTCTCTATCGAATCGTCAAACATCCCACCAAGACTGTAATCGGCGTCAACGCCATCAACCGCCGCTTCTGGGTTCGCGCTATGATGGAG GACGTGGCAAAAAATGGGGTTTTGGCTGTGCAAACGCTGAGAAACAACATAATGGCATCGACCCTTTTGGCATCGACGGCGATCATGCTGAGTTCGCTCATCGCCGTCTTGATGACAAGCAGTAGCGGTAATAGATCGTCTTGGTTCGTGTTTGGAGACCGAAGCAACCTCGCATTTTCCATCAAGTTTTTCTCAATATTGGTTTGCTTCCTGGTGGCCTTCTTGCTCAACGTGCAGTCCATCAGGTATTACAGCCATGCTAGCATTCTCATCAATGTGCCTGTGAAGAAGATGTCCCAGCATCAGCGCCATCACCATCTTACCGTTGAATACGTTGCCACCACTGTGAACAGGGGCAGCTATTTTTGGTCTTTAGGACTACGTGCGTTTTACTTCTCGTTCCCTCTTTTCTTGTGGATCTTTGGGCCTCTTCCTATGGTTTTCTGTTGCATTGCCCTCATTTTCATGCTGTATTTCCTCGATGTTACCTTCCAATATGGGGGGGCCGCTGGGGTTGTTGATGACAATAGCCACAAGGATGAGGAATTAGGGGGTTCGGGTCGATCGTAA